The Clostridium sporogenes genome contains a region encoding:
- a CDS encoding aminotransferase class I/II-fold pyridoxal phosphate-dependent enzyme: MYKLNQNQTPVFDALMEYVNRKTIPFHVPGHKKGEGMDEAFKNFIGDNPFKIDVTVFKLVDSLHHPTGAIKKAQELAADAYGSDAAFFSIHGTSGAIQAMILSVVGDGDKIIIPRNVHKSVTAGIILSGSVPVYMQPELDKKVGIAHNVTPETVENTLKENPDAKAVLIINPTYYGVSTDIKRIAEIVHSYNIPLIVDEAHGPHLGFNNRLPISAMEAGADMCAQSTHKIIGALTQCSLLQVKSKRIDVNRVHQVLSLLQTTSPSYILMASLDCSRRQIALKGKELLDKSINLATYARDEINKIPGFYCFGKELLGEPGVYALDPTKITINCRDLDITGYDLDMLLCEKYHIQVELSDLYNVLAVGSFGDTQESIDALINALKEISNEHYGKRTKQSSFIDVPEIPENTAAPRKAFNGVKECVLLKDSVGKVSGEFLMAYPPGIPVLCPGEIITQEIVDYVERLKETGLYVQGTEDPEVEYIKIVK; the protein is encoded by the coding sequence GTGTATAAATTAAATCAAAATCAAACCCCAGTTTTTGATGCTTTAATGGAGTATGTTAATAGAAAAACTATTCCATTTCACGTTCCTGGTCACAAAAAAGGTGAAGGAATGGATGAAGCATTTAAAAATTTTATAGGAGACAATCCTTTTAAAATTGATGTAACTGTATTTAAATTAGTTGATAGTTTACATCATCCAACTGGTGCTATAAAAAAAGCTCAAGAATTAGCAGCTGATGCTTATGGATCAGATGCAGCATTTTTTTCAATCCATGGTACTTCAGGCGCCATACAAGCCATGATTTTATCTGTAGTTGGTGACGGAGATAAAATTATAATTCCAAGAAATGTTCATAAATCTGTTACTGCAGGTATTATACTAAGTGGCTCAGTACCTGTTTATATGCAACCTGAGCTAGATAAAAAAGTAGGAATAGCTCACAATGTTACACCAGAAACTGTTGAAAATACCTTAAAAGAAAACCCTGATGCAAAAGCAGTTTTGATAATAAATCCAACTTATTATGGTGTGTCTACGGATATAAAAAGAATTGCAGAAATTGTTCATAGTTATAATATTCCCTTAATTGTAGATGAAGCTCATGGACCACACCTTGGTTTTAATAATAGATTACCTATATCTGCTATGGAAGCTGGAGCTGATATGTGTGCTCAAAGCACTCACAAAATAATAGGTGCTTTAACTCAATGTTCTTTGCTTCAAGTAAAATCTAAAAGAATAGATGTAAATAGAGTCCATCAAGTATTAAGTTTACTTCAAACTACATCTCCATCTTATATATTAATGGCTTCTTTAGATTGTTCTAGAAGACAAATAGCTTTAAAGGGTAAAGAACTTTTAGATAAGTCCATAAATTTAGCAACCTATGCTAGAGATGAAATTAATAAAATTCCTGGTTTTTACTGTTTCGGTAAGGAATTATTGGGTGAACCTGGAGTATACGCTTTAGATCCTACAAAAATTACTATTAACTGTAGAGATTTAGATATAACTGGTTATGATTTAGATATGCTTTTATGTGAAAAATATCATATTCAAGTTGAATTATCAGATTTATATAATGTTCTCGCTGTAGGCTCTTTTGGGGATACTCAAGAATCTATTGATGCTTTAATAAATGCATTAAAAGAAATTAGCAATGAACATTATGGAAAAAGAACAAAACAAAGTAGTTTTATAGATGTTCCTGAAATACCTGAAAATACAGCCGCTCCACGAAAAGCTTTTAATGGGGTTAAAGAATGTGTACTTTTAAAAGATAGTGTTGGAAAAGTAAGTGGAGAATTTTTAATGGCTTATCCACCAGGAATTCCAGTATTATGTCCTGGGGAAATAATAACACAAGAAATTGTAGATTATGTAGAAAGACTAAAAGAAACAGGATTATACGTGCAAGGTACAGAGGATCCTGAGGTTGAATATATAAAAATTGTAAAATAA
- a CDS encoding phosphate butyryltransferase, whose product MVKKLKDLINLAKDKEKKILSVAVAQDREVLISVIEAVKLGIVDAILVGDIDKIEAIAKEESLDINNIKIIDEKNNKKAANKAVQLITMGKADFIMKGMLGTAELLKAVLNKEANLRRKNLLSHIMIYDVPTYHKLLFLTDGGIVPYPELNEKIAIVENAVEVAHSLGIQIPKVSPICAVEVVNPNMQSTIDAAALTQMNRRGQLKGCIIDGPLALDNAISKEAAEHKGIKSEVAGDVDVLLVPSMESGNFLAKSMGYLAKAENAGIVVGAKCPIVLVSRSDTAKSKLYSIALGALSCNK is encoded by the coding sequence ATGGTAAAAAAACTTAAAGATCTTATAAATTTAGCTAAAGATAAAGAAAAGAAAATTTTATCAGTAGCAGTGGCTCAAGATAGAGAAGTTCTTATTTCTGTAATTGAAGCAGTAAAATTAGGAATTGTAGATGCAATTTTAGTAGGGGATATAGATAAAATAGAGGCTATAGCAAAGGAAGAAAGTCTAGATATAAACAATATAAAAATAATAGATGAAAAGAATAATAAAAAGGCTGCGAATAAGGCAGTACAACTAATAACTATGGGGAAAGCAGATTTTATAATGAAAGGAATGCTTGGAACAGCAGAATTATTAAAGGCTGTATTAAATAAAGAAGCAAATTTAAGGAGAAAAAACTTATTATCTCATATAATGATATATGATGTGCCAACTTATCATAAATTGTTATTTTTAACAGATGGTGGTATAGTACCTTATCCAGAACTTAATGAAAAAATAGCTATTGTAGAAAATGCAGTAGAAGTGGCACATTCTTTAGGAATACAAATCCCTAAAGTATCACCAATATGTGCAGTAGAAGTGGTAAATCCTAATATGCAATCTACAATAGATGCTGCAGCATTAACTCAGATGAATAGAAGAGGGCAGTTGAAGGGTTGTATTATAGATGGACCATTAGCTCTGGATAATGCTATATCTAAAGAAGCAGCTGAACATAAAGGAATAAAGAGTGAAGTAGCAGGGGATGTAGATGTACTTTTAGTTCCAAGTATGGAATCAGGAAATTTTCTTGCTAAATCTATGGGATATTTAGCTAAAGCAGAAAATGCAGGAATAGTTGTAGGAGCAAAATGTCCTATAGTTTTGGTATCCAGATCAGATACAGCAAAATCTAAACTATATTCTATAGCTTTAGGTGCATTATCTTGTAATAAATAA
- a CDS encoding alpha-hydroxy-acid oxidizing protein, with product MNYKEVLKNARENLNGSCRVCKVCNGKTCSGEVPGMGGKGTGDAFTINIDALDSYKLNMRLIHDAKSPDISVELFGKKMDMPIFAAPVSGTTLNMGGKFTEEEYISWVIGGCRDAGIYPMVGDTAVDSFLITNLDELKKFNGEGIAIIKPWENDNVISKIKLAEEAGAYAVGMDIDAAGLITLALHGKPVGPKTVEEIKEIVKSTKLPFILKGIMTVEDAKLAVEAGVDAIVVSNHGGRVLDQTPGVADVLPEIAEAVKGKVTILADGGVRTGVDILKMIALGADAVLIGRPFVTASFGGEREGVKIYVESLKSELKSAMVLTGCNSIKDIDGKIIY from the coding sequence ATGAATTACAAAGAAGTGTTAAAAAATGCACGTGAAAATTTAAATGGAAGTTGTAGAGTGTGTAAAGTATGTAATGGAAAAACCTGTAGTGGTGAAGTGCCTGGTATGGGTGGTAAAGGTACAGGAGATGCGTTTACTATAAATATAGATGCATTAGATTCATATAAATTAAATATGAGATTGATTCATGATGCAAAGAGTCCAGATATAAGTGTAGAGTTATTTGGAAAGAAGATGGACATGCCTATTTTTGCAGCTCCAGTATCAGGAACTACTTTAAATATGGGTGGTAAGTTTACAGAAGAAGAATATATATCTTGGGTAATTGGTGGATGCAGAGATGCAGGTATATATCCAATGGTAGGAGATACTGCAGTAGATTCTTTCTTAATTACAAATTTAGATGAGTTAAAAAAATTTAATGGAGAAGGCATAGCAATAATAAAACCTTGGGAAAATGATAATGTAATAAGTAAAATAAAATTAGCAGAAGAAGCAGGTGCTTATGCTGTTGGTATGGATATAGATGCAGCAGGACTTATAACTTTAGCTCTTCATGGAAAGCCAGTGGGTCCAAAAACTGTAGAAGAAATAAAAGAAATAGTGAAAAGTACTAAATTACCTTTTATATTAAAAGGAATAATGACTGTTGAGGATGCTAAGCTAGCTGTAGAAGCAGGAGTAGATGCTATTGTAGTATCAAATCATGGTGGTAGAGTTTTAGATCAAACTCCAGGGGTAGCGGATGTATTACCTGAAATTGCAGAGGCAGTTAAAGGGAAAGTAACCATATTAGCAGATGGTGGTGTAAGAACTGGTGTAGATATATTAAAAATGATAGCTTTAGGAGCAGACGCAGTATTAATAGGAAGACCCTTTGTAACAGCTTCCTTTGGTGGAGAAAGGGAAGGGGTAAAAATCTATGTTGAAAGTTTAAAAAGTGAATTAAAATCAGCCATGGTTTTAACAGGATGTAACAGTATAAAAGACATAGATGGAAAGATAATATACTAG